Proteins from a genomic interval of Chitinophagales bacterium:
- the rluF gene encoding 23S rRNA pseudouridine(2604) synthase RluF: MKKTAVKKINENSISLNKYVSATGFCSRRQADKFIADGRVTLNGEVGTLGNRVFEGDIVQVDGETIRSKKRPLYIAFNKPVGIVCTTEYKEKDNIISYINHPQRLFPIGRLDKPSEGLIFLTNDGDIVNKILRAGNRHEKEYMVTVKQAITPEFIQKMREGVPLEETVTQKCKVTKVTEFVFKITLTQGLNRQIRRMCQALGYNVSKLKRTRIMNVTLGSLKLGQWRELTSLEMQEINLMVSSSSKTEEASEDENKRRIKTSKRKRNSKNLPISTEKELKETAAMKSENKPFVGKKTGDSSKGKKGTLERGDKKTGDKDKKIGAKKKFVSASKKKKEAAKKPKSSAKPRRNKMVSKKLGPTQAKKKK, translated from the coding sequence TTGAAGAAAACAGCGGTGAAAAAAATAAACGAAAATTCGATTAGCTTAAACAAATACGTCAGTGCAACAGGGTTTTGTTCCCGCAGACAGGCGGACAAATTCATTGCAGATGGTCGGGTAACGCTCAACGGGGAAGTCGGTACATTGGGCAATCGGGTATTTGAAGGAGATATTGTGCAAGTCGATGGCGAAACGATTCGCAGCAAAAAACGACCTTTGTACATTGCCTTCAACAAGCCTGTGGGCATTGTCTGCACGACCGAATACAAGGAGAAAGACAACATTATCAGCTACATCAATCACCCCCAAAGATTGTTTCCGATAGGGCGATTGGACAAACCCTCGGAGGGATTGATATTTTTGACCAACGATGGTGATATTGTCAACAAAATTCTTCGAGCGGGCAATAGGCATGAGAAGGAGTACATGGTGACGGTAAAACAAGCAATTACGCCCGAATTTATCCAAAAAATGCGGGAGGGTGTCCCTTTGGAGGAAACGGTGACTCAAAAGTGTAAAGTCACGAAAGTCACCGAGTTTGTCTTCAAAATCACTTTGACACAAGGCCTCAATCGTCAAATACGGCGAATGTGTCAAGCCTTGGGCTACAATGTGTCCAAATTGAAGCGTACCCGCATCATGAACGTCACTCTCGGCAGCCTCAAATTGGGGCAATGGCGAGAACTGACTTCATTGGAGATGCAAGAAATCAACCTAATGGTTTCCTCTTCTTCAAAAACGGAAGAGGCATCGGAGGATGAAAATAAGCGAAGAATCAAAACGAGTAAGCGCAAAAGGAACTCAAAAAATCTACCGATTTCTACTGAAAAGGAACTCAAAGAAACGGCTGCAATGAAGTCTGAAAATAAACCGTTTGTCGGCAAAAAAACAGGAGATTCTTCAAAGGGAAAAAAGGGTACGCTTGAGAGAGGTGATAAAAAAACAGGTGACAAGGACAAAAAAATAGGGGCGAAGAAAAAATTTGTGTCTGCTTCAAAAAAGAAAAAAGAAGCTGCCAAAAAACCAAAGTCATCGGCTAAACCCAGACGTAACAAGATGGTGTCGAAGAAATTAGGGCCAACTCAAGCAAAAAAGAAGAAATGA
- a CDS encoding DEAD/DEAH box helicase, with the protein MSFNELGLSEAILKAVTKKGYTEPSPIQEKAIPLILEGKDVLASAQTGTGKTAGFTLPMLQILSQGGQTRRRPIRALVLTPTRELAAQVQESVKDYSLYIDIRSTVIFGGVNQNPQVRALRNGVDILVATPGRLLDLHSQNALSLSKIEILVLDEADRMLDMGFLRDINKILSLMPPKRQNLLFSATFSSDIKKLAKGFLHKPVMVEATPENSTVDIIVQKAYYIDQKKKTDAVIQLIGDGKWQQVLVFTRTKHGANRLCQKMEKSGISALAIHGNKSQAARTRALDGFKRGKIRVLVATDIAARGLDIPLLPHVINFELPNIAEAYVHRIGRTGRAGASGEAISLVSSDERAYLRDIEKLLGEKLQIEVLEGFEPSARPIREKKESSSREKPFRKPKPKTARENPSRRPRRFSSRKSD; encoded by the coding sequence ATGTCATTTAATGAATTAGGCTTATCAGAAGCCATTTTGAAAGCAGTAACTAAGAAAGGCTACACAGAACCCTCTCCCATCCAAGAAAAAGCAATCCCATTGATTTTAGAAGGAAAAGATGTGTTGGCATCCGCCCAAACGGGAACGGGAAAAACGGCGGGGTTCACCTTGCCCATGCTACAAATCTTATCTCAAGGAGGACAAACAAGACGCAGACCTATCCGTGCCTTGGTATTGACTCCTACGAGAGAACTCGCCGCACAGGTGCAGGAAAGTGTCAAAGACTACAGTTTATACATAGACATCCGTTCTACGGTGATTTTTGGCGGAGTCAATCAAAACCCTCAAGTCAGAGCCTTGAGAAATGGTGTGGATATATTGGTGGCTACACCAGGGCGATTGCTCGATTTACACAGTCAAAATGCCTTGTCCTTGTCCAAAATCGAAATTTTGGTATTGGACGAAGCTGACCGTATGCTCGACATGGGCTTTTTGAGAGACATCAACAAAATCCTCAGTTTGATGCCCCCCAAAAGGCAAAATCTGCTGTTTTCTGCCACTTTTTCGAGCGATATCAAGAAATTAGCCAAAGGCTTTTTGCACAAACCTGTCATGGTGGAAGCGACTCCCGAAAACAGTACGGTGGATATCATTGTCCAAAAAGCATATTACATCGACCAAAAGAAAAAAACCGATGCAGTCATTCAGTTGATTGGAGATGGTAAATGGCAGCAAGTCTTGGTCTTTACCCGCACCAAACATGGCGCAAATCGCTTGTGTCAAAAAATGGAAAAAAGCGGCATTAGTGCTTTGGCTATTCACGGCAATAAGAGTCAGGCAGCCAGAACAAGGGCTTTAGACGGCTTCAAAAGAGGCAAAATTCGTGTACTGGTGGCTACGGACATTGCAGCCCGTGGATTAGACATTCCTTTGTTGCCACATGTTATCAATTTTGAGTTGCCCAACATTGCCGAAGCGTATGTGCATAGAATTGGGCGAACAGGTCGTGCTGGCGCAAGCGGAGAGGCGATTTCTTTGGTCAGTAGTGACGAAAGAGCCTATTTGAGAGACATTGAGAAACTCTTGGGTGAAAAACTACAAATCGAAGTATTGGAAGGTTTTGAGCCAAGCGCAAGACCTATAAGGGAAAAAAAGGAATCCTCTTCGAGAGAAAAACCTTTTAGAAAACCCAAACCAAAGACAGCAAGAGAAAATCCAAGTAGAAGACCGAGAAGATTTAGCAGCCGAAAGTCGGATTAG
- a CDS encoding DUF420 domain-containing protein, with amino-acid sequence MNESKFFSNEQLWAKIIVGISIAVPVLVTILFYVSPPNISTSFDLKVLPKFHAFLNGSVTILLLMSWYFIKNKNIKAHKTANITALILSATFLVSYVTYHTLTESTKYGGEGFLKYIYYFILLTHIVLSAVILPIILFTFLRAFTGKFEAHRKIARWTMPLWLYVSITGVLVYLMISPYY; translated from the coding sequence ATGAATGAATCAAAATTTTTTTCCAACGAACAGTTGTGGGCAAAAATCATTGTTGGCATCTCCATTGCAGTCCCTGTATTGGTCACGATATTATTTTATGTCTCTCCACCAAATATCAGCACATCTTTCGATTTGAAAGTGCTGCCCAAATTTCATGCTTTTTTGAATGGGTCGGTAACGATTTTACTACTAATGAGCTGGTATTTCATCAAGAACAAAAACATCAAAGCCCATAAAACCGCCAATATTACCGCCTTGATTCTATCAGCCACTTTTTTGGTTTCCTACGTTACCTACCACACGTTGACCGAATCGACAAAATATGGTGGGGAAGGTTTTTTGAAGTACATCTATTACTTCATCTTGCTCACCCACATTGTTTTGTCTGCGGTCATACTGCCCATCATTCTGTTCACTTTCCTCAGGGCGTTTACAGGTAAATTTGAAGCACATCGAAAAATTGCCCGATGGACCATGCCGCTTTGGTTGTATGTGTCTATTACGGGAGTATTGGTCTATTTGATGATTTCGCCTTATTATTGA
- a CDS encoding SCO family protein, whose product MPKRKRLHRFISLSADTQQPNKVSVNDTLWHTIPDFSFTTQTGKSFTSEDAKDKVLIVSFFTAQDEERIVQINEYFRMFQEEFDDDKEVLLLAHTVTPLIDTLARLQKLVQQYKIESDKWFLLTGTKDDIYQQISEGYHLPIPKLTDSTRLETLVYPKQVVLVGRKGIIRGYYRLETLQDVKALMSDIRWLQLEYPTKHKREIEWKLKKNDEQ is encoded by the coding sequence ATGCCTAAACGCAAGCGCTTGCATCGGTTCATTTCATTATCTGCAGATACACAACAGCCCAACAAGGTTTCAGTGAATGATACCTTGTGGCATACCATTCCAGACTTTTCTTTCACTACTCAAACTGGAAAATCTTTTACATCAGAAGATGCAAAGGATAAGGTGCTGATTGTAAGTTTTTTTACGGCTCAAGACGAGGAGAGGATTGTACAAATCAATGAGTACTTTCGAATGTTTCAAGAAGAGTTTGATGACGATAAAGAAGTATTGCTATTGGCGCACACCGTCACCCCTTTAATAGATACACTTGCCAGACTTCAAAAATTGGTGCAACAGTACAAAATAGAGAGTGATAAGTGGTTTTTGCTGACAGGAACAAAGGACGATATATACCAACAAATAAGTGAGGGGTATCACCTACCCATTCCCAAACTGACCGACTCTACCCGTTTAGAAACATTGGTTTATCCCAAACAAGTTGTACTCGTAGGTAGAAAAGGCATCATTAGAGGTTACTATCGTTTGGAAACCCTACAAGATGTAAAAGCTTTGATGTCGGATATACGTTGGCTTCAATTGGAGTATCCTACCAAACACAAGCGAGAGATTGAATGGAAATTGAAGAAAAACGATGAACAATAA
- a CDS encoding cytochrome C oxidase subunit IV family protein, whose product MEHHITEEQYKSQVNAVWRATAWLSLITIVEVAAALLWMNYTSPETSKFLLNGFFIAASLLKAFFIVGEFMHVRYEFRALALTILTPAIFLIWFIVAFLWEGSAWKGNRQRWDVQIEQGWKDPAKIEKHTGGHGAHGADEHGDSDHH is encoded by the coding sequence ATGGAACATCATATTACCGAAGAGCAATATAAAAGTCAAGTAAACGCTGTTTGGAGAGCTACTGCATGGTTATCTCTTATTACGATTGTTGAAGTAGCAGCTGCTTTGCTTTGGATGAACTATACTAGTCCAGAAACTTCAAAATTCTTGTTGAATGGTTTTTTTATTGCAGCGAGCTTGTTGAAAGCATTTTTCATTGTTGGAGAATTCATGCACGTGCGGTATGAATTTCGTGCATTGGCATTGACAATTTTGACTCCTGCTATATTCTTGATTTGGTTCATAGTCGCTTTCCTTTGGGAAGGGAGTGCATGGAAAGGCAACCGTCAAAGATGGGATGTACAAATCGAACAAGGATGGAAAGATCCTGCAAAAATTGAAAAACATACTGGTGGACATGGAGCTCATGGTGCAGATGAACATGGAGACAGCGATCATCACTAA
- a CDS encoding cytochrome c oxidase subunit 3, with amino-acid sequence MAAETLTKAHETHTVHEDGSNWGGGKSPFNVSYGKLMMWYFLVSDAFTFSALLISYGTLRFSSPEWADPNKVFNAFPFLEGANVPLGFVSLMTFILILSSVFVVRAVQEGHRMNKDGVLFWMFWGIVGGAAFLGCQAWEWMHLIHGGTTLWWNPYGPQAFGMLFFLITGFHGFHVFSGVVLNIIIWIQASQGVFHRRGHYEMVEKVGLYWHFVDLVWVFVFLAFYLL; translated from the coding sequence ATGGCAGCAGAAACATTGACCAAAGCACATGAAACTCACACTGTCCATGAGGATGGTTCTAATTGGGGGGGAGGTAAATCGCCCTTCAATGTGAGCTATGGTAAGTTGATGATGTGGTATTTCTTGGTATCAGATGCTTTTACATTTTCAGCATTGTTGATTTCTTACGGAACACTTAGGTTTAGTAGTCCTGAATGGGCAGATCCAAATAAGGTATTCAATGCTTTTCCTTTTTTGGAAGGGGCAAATGTTCCTTTGGGATTTGTGAGTTTGATGACTTTTATTCTGATTCTGAGCAGTGTATTTGTAGTTCGTGCCGTGCAAGAAGGACACAGGATGAATAAGGACGGAGTTTTGTTCTGGATGTTTTGGGGTATTGTAGGTGGAGCTGCTTTCTTAGGTTGTCAAGCATGGGAATGGATGCACTTGATTCATGGAGGAACTACCTTGTGGTGGAATCCTTATGGTCCTCAAGCTTTTGGAATGTTGTTCTTCTTAATTACAGGATTTCACGGTTTCCACGTATTCAGTGGAGTAGTTCTGAACATCATTATTTGGATACAAGCATCACAAGGTGTTTTTCATAGAAGAGGACATTATGAAATGGTAGAGAAAGTAGGCTTGTATTGGCACTTTGTAGATTTAGTTTGGGTGTTCGTATTCCTAGCCTTCTACCTCTTGTAG
- a CDS encoding cytochrome c oxidase subunit 3, with amino-acid sequence MSTLSVKKGTSSIHPKKFGLWLGLGSIIMMFAGLTSAFIVRKAQGNWTDYILPNIFWISTLVILLSSMTLIIGERAIKKGNASLYRKMIGLTFLLGIGFAILQYYGWLALSSFGIILQGNDPSGAFLYVISGIHVVHVVGGLLFLAIFFFKTFKKADPVEQLMEDMKPEKFLGIELLSTYWHFVGVLWVYLFFFFQFYQ; translated from the coding sequence ATGTCGACATTGTCTGTGAAAAAAGGAACATCGAGCATACATCCCAAAAAATTTGGGCTTTGGTTGGGACTTGGCAGCATCATTATGATGTTTGCAGGCCTAACGAGTGCTTTTATTGTTCGCAAAGCACAAGGTAATTGGACAGATTATATATTGCCCAATATTTTTTGGATAAGTACCTTAGTTATCTTGTTAAGCAGTATGACTTTGATAATTGGTGAAAGAGCCATTAAAAAAGGAAATGCATCGCTTTATCGAAAGATGATTGGACTTACGTTTTTACTCGGAATCGGCTTTGCCATATTGCAATACTATGGCTGGTTGGCTTTGTCAAGTTTTGGCATCATTTTGCAGGGAAATGATCCTTCAGGGGCATTCTTATATGTGATTTCGGGAATACATGTGGTACATGTTGTCGGTGGTTTGTTGTTTTTGGCTATTTTCTTTTTCAAAACTTTCAAAAAAGCAGATCCAGTAGAGCAATTGATGGAAGACATGAAACCTGAAAAATTTCTTGGAATAGAATTACTTTCTACCTATTGGCACTTTGTAGGAGTGCTTTGGGTGTATTTGTTTTTCTTTTTTCAGTTTTATCAATAA
- the cyoE gene encoding heme o synthase, translating into MITSLKATSNQYIAFLKSKISDYSILVKVRLNLTVVFSAIIGYLLAVGGNFLFIDLFFLGLAGFLVTGSANAINQIIEKDYDKLMVRTANRPLAANRMSVVEALLVAGFFGITGLLILGFLFNTTAALIGAISLFSYAFVYTPLKRVSPIAVLVGAIPGALPPVIGWVAANSLWSYEASVLFSIQFLWQFPHFWAIGWLGAEEYEKAGYKLLPSDGRNKYTAVQIILYIVTLIVVSFAPYAIGLISIVSIIAAIVLGTMFLYYGYNLYKECDNKAALKLMFASIVYLPVLQTVMVLDRLFFL; encoded by the coding sequence ATGATTACGAGTTTAAAAGCTACTTCTAACCAATACATTGCTTTTCTAAAATCAAAAATAAGTGATTATTCGATTTTGGTAAAAGTACGCCTAAATTTAACGGTTGTTTTCTCTGCAATTATTGGTTATTTGTTGGCTGTTGGAGGCAACTTTTTGTTCATTGACTTATTTTTTTTAGGTTTGGCAGGTTTTCTTGTGACGGGTTCTGCAAATGCTATCAATCAAATCATTGAAAAAGATTATGATAAATTGATGGTTCGTACTGCAAATCGTCCACTTGCAGCCAATAGAATGAGTGTAGTTGAAGCATTACTGGTAGCAGGTTTTTTTGGGATTACAGGATTATTAATCTTGGGATTTTTATTCAACACTACGGCTGCGCTAATTGGGGCAATATCCTTATTCAGTTATGCTTTTGTTTACACGCCTCTAAAGCGTGTTTCTCCAATTGCAGTTTTGGTTGGAGCAATTCCAGGTGCTTTACCTCCTGTAATTGGGTGGGTAGCAGCGAATTCCTTATGGTCTTATGAGGCATCTGTTCTATTTAGTATTCAATTTTTGTGGCAATTTCCACATTTTTGGGCAATAGGATGGCTTGGAGCAGAGGAATATGAGAAAGCAGGGTATAAACTGTTACCTTCCGATGGCAGAAATAAATATACGGCAGTTCAAATTATATTGTACATTGTTACCTTGATAGTCGTTTCTTTTGCACCTTATGCAATAGGTTTGATAAGCATCGTATCAATAATCGCTGCGATTGTATTGGGTACTATGTTTTTGTATTATGGGTACAATCTATATAAAGAATGTGACAACAAAGCCGCATTGAAGTTGATGTTTGCGTCCATTGTTTATCTACCTGTTTTGCAAACCGTGATGGTCTTGGATAGATTGTTTTTCTTATAA
- a CDS encoding cbb3-type cytochrome c oxidase subunit I: MAVTDIKLHHEIVVHDHDDHHDEHHHKESFISKYIFSQDHKMIARQFLITGIFWSFLGVLMSVLFRLQLAWPNEAFPIMETLLGKWAEGGILTPSGYYSLVTIHGTVMVFFVLTAGLSGTFSNLLIPLQCGARDMASPFLNMLSYWFFFSAGVVMFISLFIETGPFGGGWTAYPPLSALPQADQGSGAGMTYWILSMSLFIISSLLGGLNYITTVLNMRTKGMTMMRLPLTIWAFFFTAILGVLSFPVLLSSMILLLFDRGMGTSFYLSDIYIAGAPLTNVAGEVLQGGSPILYQHLFWFLGHPEVYIIILPAMGMVSEILATNSKKPIFGYKAMVLSILAITVLAFLVWAHHMFISGLNPFAASIFVLFTLLIAVPSAIKVFNWIGTIWRGSINFTPAMLFAIGFVSLFISGGLTGIYLGNSALDIVLHDTYFVTAHFHIVMGLAGGFGLLAGVYHWFPKLFNGRMMNNTLGYVHFWITFIGSYCIFWPMHYQGMTGVPRRYYSLEYFQTFDVYGDLKVFITVAAIIVFFAQFLFVINFFYSAVKGKKMTSLNPWKSNTLEWTTPIEPGHGNWVGPIPHVHRWAYDYGKDDHEFIPQTVSDDEMRAQGLKVTEASH; the protein is encoded by the coding sequence ATGGCTGTTACTGATATAAAACTTCATCACGAAATTGTTGTGCATGATCATGATGATCATCACGATGAGCATCATCATAAGGAATCGTTTATTTCCAAATACATCTTTAGTCAAGACCATAAGATGATTGCCCGTCAATTTTTGATAACGGGAATATTCTGGTCGTTTTTGGGTGTATTGATGTCAGTACTTTTCCGTTTACAATTGGCTTGGCCTAACGAAGCATTTCCTATTATGGAAACATTGCTGGGTAAATGGGCTGAAGGAGGGATTTTAACTCCATCTGGTTACTATTCATTGGTTACTATACACGGAACGGTGATGGTATTCTTTGTATTGACAGCCGGATTGAGTGGAACATTTAGTAACTTATTGATTCCACTTCAATGTGGTGCAAGGGATATGGCTTCTCCGTTTTTGAACATGCTTTCCTATTGGTTCTTTTTTAGTGCCGGAGTAGTTATGTTCATTTCTTTGTTCATTGAAACTGGTCCATTTGGAGGTGGTTGGACTGCTTATCCTCCTTTAAGTGCTTTGCCACAAGCAGACCAAGGCTCGGGGGCAGGTATGACGTATTGGATTTTAAGTATGTCATTGTTCATTATTTCTTCTTTATTGGGAGGGTTGAACTATATTACTACTGTATTGAATATGCGTACCAAAGGTATGACAATGATGCGTTTACCTTTGACTATATGGGCATTTTTCTTTACAGCGATACTAGGTGTTTTGTCTTTCCCTGTATTATTGTCTTCCATGATTTTATTGTTGTTTGATAGAGGAATGGGAACAAGTTTCTACTTGTCAGACATCTACATTGCAGGTGCTCCATTGACAAATGTAGCTGGTGAAGTATTGCAAGGTGGAAGTCCTATTTTATATCAGCATCTATTCTGGTTCTTAGGACACCCTGAGGTATACATCATCATCTTACCTGCAATGGGTATGGTTTCAGAAATATTAGCCACCAACTCTAAAAAGCCAATTTTTGGTTACAAAGCGATGGTGCTTTCCATCTTAGCGATTACTGTATTGGCATTCTTGGTATGGGCGCATCACATGTTCATTTCAGGCTTGAATCCATTTGCAGCATCTATCTTTGTATTGTTTACCTTATTGATTGCAGTACCTTCTGCGATTAAGGTATTCAACTGGATAGGAACGATTTGGCGAGGAAGTATTAATTTCACACCAGCCATGTTGTTTGCCATAGGATTTGTATCCTTATTCATTTCAGGTGGTTTGACAGGAATTTATTTAGGAAACTCTGCTTTAGATATTGTGTTGCATGATACCTATTTTGTAACTGCCCACTTCCATATTGTAATGGGATTGGCAGGAGGATTTGGACTATTAGCTGGAGTATATCACTGGTTTCCTAAGTTATTCAATGGGCGAATGATGAATAACACACTTGGGTATGTTCACTTTTGGATTACTTTTATCGGTAGTTATTGTATTTTTTGGCCCATGCACTATCAAGGAATGACAGGTGTACCACGTCGTTATTATAGTTTGGAATATTTTCAAACCTTCGATGTGTATGGTGACTTGAAAGTATTCATTACCGTAGCTGCAATCATCGTTTTCTTTGCTCAGTTCTTATTTGTTATCAATTTCTTTTACAGTGCTGTAAAAGGTAAGAAAATGACAAGTTTGAATCCATGGAAATCCAATACATTGGAGTGGACAACTCCAATAGAGCCAGGGCATGGTAATTGGGTTGGACCTATTCCTCATGTTCACCGATGGGCATATGACTATGGAAAAGATGACCATGAGTTCATACCTCAAACAGTATCGGATGATGAAATGCGAGCACAAGGATTAAAGGTGACGGAAGCAAGCCATTAG
- the coxB gene encoding cytochrome c oxidase subunit II: MSATALGIFTIVLVLIILFQISKASEFISILKDEEKAMEGSNKINAALFMLFLIAGLIGSFYSAYWFRDAYLPYPSSEHGAWLRSMFQWTLVVTVPVFVMTHIALFYFTFKYKKEKGRKSYYYSHNNKLELIWTVIPAIVMILLVYEGIRNWFKITGPHPTEAIVVEATAQQFFWTIRYSGEDNELGVKNIRLIGSDNAIGQDWTDAANKDDFVSNEIHLPIGKPVVFKLNALDVLHSFYLPHFRVKMDCVPGIPTQFWFTPTKTTAEMRETFGPDFNYELACAELCGQAHFNMRKVVIVETEEEYEAWFKEQQPTYKQLGLDKLENKSDNMAEEEMPEVEEKDISSL; this comes from the coding sequence ATGTCTGCAACAGCCTTAGGTATTTTTACAATAGTTCTGGTGCTTATCATTCTCTTTCAAATATCAAAAGCAAGTGAATTTATTTCGATATTGAAGGATGAAGAAAAAGCAATGGAAGGGTCTAATAAAATAAATGCTGCCTTATTCATGCTATTTTTAATTGCAGGTTTGATAGGCTCATTTTATTCTGCATATTGGTTCAGAGACGCTTATCTACCTTATCCATCTTCTGAGCATGGTGCTTGGTTGAGAAGTATGTTCCAATGGACATTGGTCGTTACTGTTCCTGTATTTGTCATGACTCACATCGCCTTATTTTATTTTACTTTCAAATACAAGAAAGAGAAAGGGAGAAAGTCATACTATTACTCTCACAATAATAAATTGGAGTTGATTTGGACAGTAATTCCTGCAATTGTGATGATTCTATTAGTGTATGAAGGAATCAGAAATTGGTTCAAAATTACAGGCCCTCATCCAACAGAAGCGATAGTTGTAGAGGCTACTGCACAACAATTCTTTTGGACGATAAGGTATTCTGGTGAAGATAATGAACTTGGTGTAAAAAATATTCGACTTATAGGTTCTGATAATGCAATAGGACAAGATTGGACAGATGCTGCCAACAAGGATGATTTTGTTTCAAATGAAATACACTTACCTATTGGTAAACCTGTAGTCTTCAAACTGAATGCTTTGGACGTTCTACACAGTTTCTATTTGCCTCACTTTAGGGTGAAAATGGATTGTGTTCCTGGTATTCCTACACAGTTTTGGTTTACCCCAACTAAAACAACTGCTGAAATGCGAGAAACTTTTGGCCCTGATTTCAACTATGAACTGGCTTGTGCGGAACTTTGTGGTCAAGCTCACTTCAACATGCGTAAGGTTGTGATTGTAGAAACCGAAGAAGAATATGAGGCTTGGTTCAAAGAACAACAACCTACTTACAAGCAGTTGGGCTTGGATAAATTAGAAAACAAATCGGATAACATGGCAGAAGAAGAAATGCCAGAAGTAGAAGAAAAAGACATTTCAAGTCTTTAG